From the genome of Nicotiana tabacum cultivar K326 chromosome 2, ASM71507v2, whole genome shotgun sequence:
gagGAAATAGGGAGAAGCTAAGGGAGCGAGAGGAAACAAAAGCATGGAAGCTAAAACGCCGCAgtacaaaacctcaagaagatgGTTTCTTCAACAATGGACAGCAATAGCTTTTACATTTGCCTTAGTTCCACTCACTCAATCATTGAATTACGCAGAAGCTCTCTCCAAAAGTCTACTTTATTTCGAAGCTCAACGCTCCGGCCGTTTGCCTTACAATCAAAGAGCTATTTGGCGTCACCATTCCGGCCTTACTGATGGCCTTGATCAAGGGGTCTGTACTGTAATTCTACGCATTCATTCACATTcttatttatcttttttgtttGTTAGTTTTTATATTTTACTGCGCCTGTAATTAACAGGTGGATTTGGTGGGAGGTTATTATGACGCCGGCGATAATGTTAAGTTTCAACTTCCGATGGCTTTCACTATAACGATGCTTTCGTGGAGCGTCATTGAATACGGCGGAGATATAGCAGCTGCAGGCGAGTATAAGTACGCGCTTGAGGCTATCAAATGGGGAACTGATTACTTCATCAAAGCGCACACTCATCCTCATGTTCTTTGGGTTCAGGTTTGTAACTAACTTTTCTGTTTCGTTATAGATTTCATGAACATGTGAAAAGTCCCTTTAATCGCGCCCAAATAACTGTTAAGCTGAGTTGAACTATCGATTTCCAACTGAGTCACTTTCGCACACTTTGATTTCTTAGTGGGTCCATTTGTTATTGTCCTTATGGACGTAAATCAAGCAGAAGTGACTAATTTCTTTGAATTCCAATATTGGGGTCATCTGCAAGCAGTGACATATCCATAGTTATAGAATTCACAATTTCGATTCGACTTGAACTTATATATATGTGAAAAAAATAATTACTAATGTATTTATCCAATGCAATACTAGCTCTTAAAATATATACTAGTTGAGAACTTACATTTTCAAATTGAAAATTAAACAGtatttaaattttgaatccgTCACTATGTGCAGGTTGGTGAAGGAGAAACAGATCATTATTGTTGGCAAAGACCGGAGGACATGACCACATCTCGTCGAGCTTACAAAATCGACGAGAAATATCCCGGATCAGATGTCGCCGGAGAGACAGCAGCCGCCTTGGCGGCTGCGTCAATCGTGTTTAGGAGAACAAATCCACAGTACTCTCACCTTCTCCTGATCCATGCAGAACAGGTAACTAACTTATTTTCTAGTAATAACTTTGTTTGAATACGTTAAAAATCAATCGCTGAATACTAGTGTATACAAGTGGCATACATTTTAAAATTGATACTCCAAAGTCCAAATATTGATTGTTTACTACAGTTTACTTATAAAATTCTTTTCCAAAATTGTAGTTGTTTGAGTTTGGTGACAAGTTTAGAGGGAAGTATGATGCGAGTGTAGGAGCAGCAAAAGGTTACTATCCATCGTTGAGTGGTTACAAGGATGAGTTGTTATGGGCAGCTTTGTGGTTATACAAAGCCACCGACAATTCCCATTATTTAAATTATGCTTTACAAAATGCTCAATCTTTTGGCGGGATCACTTGGGCCATCTCCGAATTCAGTTGGGACGTCAAATACGCTGGTCTTCAACTACTTGCCTCTACGGTAATTGTAATTCTATACACTAGCTCAAGTTTTCAATAAAATAAGGTCACCATGTTTACAATTTAATAAATGTTAGTCTTTGTTAATAAAGTGAATGCATAGATTATTTTGAAGTGTTAcccaaaaatagtttcatatatcgttgattaattaggtagatctacgctttagttgattttattattgAGAATACATATGCATGCATGAGTGGTACAAGATGATTTGTATTACTCTACATTTTCATTTGAATTATTTTACACATGTACTTTTTGCATTTACATTAATACTTGGGACATTgcatatatattataataaaattaGGTAAGTTTTGACACCTATTGAGTTGTAGATGTATGATCATGTGAAAAGAGATAAGTTCATAGAGACAAGGAGGATCCTTGTCCTGGAGAATAAAAACACCATATGTTTAGGCACAACTTATGTTAAATCATGTTATTAATGGAGGGTCCAAAATCAAGCATAAAAGTAATGTGTTTCCTTTTCCACTATGACCCTGATCTGGCATTTTTCTCAATGGGCCGCGATAGTAATCAGCGTGCTATGATTAAGAAGTCACATATTCGGAAagggatttaagttatatatgcACTAAAATTGTAGCTTTTTTTATATCATCCATGTAATTTGATAGTGTAATAAGTGCATATAACTTAAATTTGAAGGAACTTAAAATGTCATATAGCAATAGAATTGAGTAAGTTTAGACACATGTTGAGATGTAAATGTAGGCTCAGAAAATAGTGAATTATGTTAGACGAAATTAATTTCATAGAGACAAGAAGGGACCCTTGTCCTTGAGAATacaaacaccatatatatgttaACCAGTTAAGGCAAAATCTACTTCAAAGCAAGTTGTTTGTGATGAAATCAATGTATAGTTAGATCCAAATCAAGCACAGAAGCAATCAAGAAATTTCCCTTTCAACTATAATCACTAATTTGGTTTTTCTTCAATTCAATGAGCCACCGTCTCTTTGGATCTCATTGCTCATGGTTAAGAAGTCATTGAACTTGAGCTCATGTTAATATCTCATGTATGACATGATTTGGCCATTGTTTTGTCGCGTTAGgcaatttttctacttttattAACAttaatttatcatcaaattaaAGTTTACAGTCTAGTGAAGTCAGTAAAAATCTCTCACACAATAAACGTGAGTTCAATTCTCGTTGTCCCTCTTCTCTCTCCCCTTACTATTCTCTTAGTGTAATGGATTTTGTTTTTAAGAAAATGGCAACAATTTGACCGCTAACACAAATGACTTATGTTTTTTTCCTTTATTGCAGCTGCCAATTAGGCAAGGGAAGGGAGAGGAAGAAGAACTTAGCAAAATTCTCCAAGACTACCGTTCGAAAGGAGAACACTACATTTGCGCTTGTCTGAACCAAAACAATAAAACTAATGTGCGTCGCACCCCAGGAGGCCTCCTCTATATCCGCCAATGGAACAACATGCAGTACGTCGCCAATGCAGCATTTCTCCTCATGGTCTATTCAGATCATCTCAGGGCAACCAATCAGATGGCCAGATGCGAACGCCGTTTTGTGGGACCCGAGGAAATCTTCGCCTTCGCTAAATCACAGGTTCCATTTGCACCTTTTACTGTGATACAAATCGAATTGTGATAGATACTGTTCATTAGTTGATCAATTCTAACTCATCAAAAATAACAGGTGGACTATATCTTGGGTTTGAACCCAATGGGTATGAGTTACTTGGTTGGCTATGGAGCCAAGTATCCCCGAAGGGTGCACCATAGGGGTGCATCGTTGGACTCttacaaaaagaagaagagcttCATTAGTTGTACCCAAGGCTATGATAACTGGTTCGGACGCAAGAATCCAAATCCCAATACATTAATTGGGGCATTAGTTGGTGGGCCAGATAATAAGgatcggttcaatgatcatagaAGAAATTACATGCAGACAGAGGCTTGTACTTATAACACAGCACCTATTGTTGGGATATTTGCAAAATTGCATGCGCTGGAAAGAGATACCGACATCGAAGATTCACAATTATTTTCTGCTAATAAATAGTTTCACTATTGATGATAATTCCACGTAAAGCCAATGTTTTGATTTGATTGAAGAAAGAAATACAACAAAGGAAAgtcaaaagtatatatatatatatatagtagctCCATTTGTTAAAACAGTGTATTCTTCTTATGCTGTTCCACGATCATCTTCTATGAATAATAAGATTCACATTTCTTCTTCCAATATTGCTCTTGCGCTTGAATGTCTTCTATGAATAAGATTTACATAGTACATACTAGTTATATATACGTCTATGAGGAAAAAAAAACAGCCTGCGCGCTAAAAGGGTGTATTTTGCGGAACGTTATCAATACAATTTAAAGGTAAAAGATTTAAGAGGAGAATGTGAGACTAAAATAGCAAGGGTGGAGCTAGAAGGGTAATCACGGGCTCAACAAGTATCCAATAGCTTTAATCCAAAACtctatatttataataaaattattaaatatatacaaaaattaaattcaaCACCAAGTTACTAATACCTAATGTAGAGTTTAGAACCCACTAAGCACGGGCGGCTCAACCCCAAGGCAGTTAAACATAGGACCACAATTGCTTACGTAAATAACAGATGAATGGGATGCACTTAAATGACTTTCTACTTCATTCCTTTTGTTCTCTTCAACTTGAATTAATTTTCACTTTACAATTACTTACGTACATACTTTGAGCTAATTAGCTCCATATTGATTTTTGGACTTATTTTGCAACAAAGGTACTACGAAAAACGGTACAAGTATAATACTCTAATTGATATActcaatgaaataaaaagatttgattcttATTTCACATGCCTATATAATATCATAGAAAAATAAAGACATTTTCTCCAACGGAAGGATATTTTTCGGAAGTGAAATTAATAAAAGTTTACCTAAAATCAACAATATCTtaagaataattaaataaattggcTACATTATCaattaggaaaaaaatattagaaGATCAGTTCagctataaaatataattatcgTTTTTGATGCTAAGTTCAAATACTAGGCCCCCCTCTTTAAAATAGAGGTAGAGGAGCTGTTGCAATTAAAGTGTTCTGAATTTCCTTAACGGTTGGTGCTATTGGCGGTGAAGAATGTAAATAAGGAAACACGATCAGTAAGATTTATATGCATTTTGTGATCTTCCGCTTCAGTCTGAGTTTTTTCGGATAGCCGGGACCCTTGAAGAGACTTTGAGTCTCCTAAATCTTTCATATCAATCTGGGTTCTTAAGCTTCTCTTAAGCTCTCTTGCTTATAGATATGAGATCAATGacttaaataaaagaaaaatatcgAGAGAAAATCTTAGCCCTTAAAATGATATACTTAATCAGATTGATGCGTAATTATTATTGTTTTTGGATCTACAGGCCTTAGTCTTACCTCTGATTATGAGAATTTGTCTGATAGTAGGGAATGTCTTTTATCACTTGTCCAGAAAAATAAACGAAAACTTAGTACTAATTGAGTACTcgttatttttggaaaatacgGAATAGCGACACCACAACCAATATCTTGAAGTTTATTAAGACGGTGAAGGTTTAACTCCTCGTAGGGACTCGTATTATGTGATCGCACTGTGAAGGATCATATCAGTGCCAAGTTGTCGAAATTCCAAGTTCAACGTACAGCTAGTTATGTTAttcattaatatttcatttcttgTATTTTCATAGTCGAATTTTAATGAGGTAAAGATATCTTTTATAGTACCTAACAGTTTGACTTACTTCAAAGACTGTGAAAACATACGTATAAATCATATGAATTTATGAACTGAATTCACTAGATTGTAATAATTTGAGATAAAGTTGGAAATTAAGGAACTTCTTTTGCAAATTTCTATGTACTATATCATTAACTTTTGTAGCAAAAAATATAAGGTGCTTCTAATAAATTATTCAGACAGTTTAGCGATATAAAAGTTAAATGAGTAAGGTCATCATAAAACTTATTGGTATAATTTGTAGTGGCAAGAAATAAAAGAGATCAGTTGACAAGATATTATCATTTCTATTAAAATTATAAGGTCATCAAATAATTTACAGATAAATTCCTAGTATATAAATTCATCACTACTATATACGGTGTTTTAAGGGAAAatcaatatttttaatatagcgaATATATTTAACACTAATAGAACACCTTTCGAGTTAATTTGTCACCGAACAGAAGACGGGATGTAACTATCAGAGATTACATGTTGTATAGTTAGTTGCAAACATACACTAGTAAATGGTATATTAATTAACTTACCATACATGTGTAGTGTGACTATGACATGATCGATCATTGAATAGTTAACTTATGACCCCTTGTTACTTCCATAACTTCTTGTGTTGGCTTCCCTAAAAAATAATATGCTTTGTATATTTGAAATAGTACATGTAATTAATTTTGACTAACGGACACCTGTAATTAATTTTGACCGACcaacaaaaataaaagatagcCCTTTTAAATAAGAGGTGAACATTCACGTTTGACTGTTTGAGTAACACTTCCACTATTttatttgtttaaccaaaaagtgtAACTTTCGGCTAAAGCTATTATTTTTTGTGTAATAAcgggttaaacctagttaatgataatatctCTAGATGCGAATCTTGAAAACATGTATGAGGTGGGACAGATCCAGGAAGGGGTTGACAATAATAAGTATTAAATAGTCATAAAGTGTAAGCAATAATGAGAGAATGGCTAataatgaataacaataaatggcaTTTTAGTAAATAGGAGGAGTGATTCACTCAATAAATGATGAGTTAGGTGATTATttctcctgacaatgatgagtgataGACAGATCTTAGAACATTCGaaatattctcggatctgatggaaaagtgtaggataatatgaacaagaatcttGATAAAAATGTGTTCTTTGTATCTTTTCAAGGGGAAGAGAATCTTTTAGCAAGGTCCGCTCTTATCACaatgaatatcacatgcctctattcattatctttttttcctatttatatgggatatacCCTCAATAAACTCTAGTAGTACAAATACAAAGAATATCTAACAGAATATTCTTTTTAATATTCTACCCTAATAAACTAGCCGTTACAGCTCTTTTTATGGCACTCGACACCGACCATCTTCTGCATCTCGACCACGGGCTTCGCCATCTTCTGGTCGATCTCGGCAGAATCTTTTTTCGATATTGCTTGGTCCCAAGTATTGAGACAGATATCGACCCATACAGTcagtccctccgcttattaagGCCGGCCTCAGGCGACCTTAATGAGTGGATTCTGTTTACTGCGGTTGACAAAATTTGGACGAGAGAGTCAAGCAGTGGCGTTTCAGAAGAGATGACATCATGACCTTTCGTGAACCACAACTTTCAGGGTTGTGTCGTTTCCGCACCAGAATAACGTCATAACATCGTGCGTCATTATGGTGCATTTTCCCCATGCTCTGCGTCATTTCCCTGTGCGACTGTCAGTTGGGGGCTTCCATTTCGATTCTATTGCCAGGTAATGATGGCATAGTCTCTTGGTTTTGATGCCTGAATTCTTATAAAGAGAGGTGTAACTGTATTTATTTGTCCCCTACGCATTTTTCTCATAAAAACCTtgtgccttcttcttcttcttcttctattgcCGCATATCTTCTTTACTGGTCCTAGTGATTCTCATTGCCTCTAATACTTCCTTTCCTGAATATCCTCTTTCAAAAATATGGCTAATGTATCCTTTAGTTCTGGTGCGAGAGTTGACCATGTCCCTTTGGTGGTGCTTATGCCCCCTCGTGCTGATGGCGTCTCTGTCGCCGTTGAAGATGAGAATTTTCCTACGgtggaggaaataatttctcATAGTGAGAAAGTTAGGTCCAACTTTTTGAAGGCGCCTGAAGGCGAGCCCGAGGTCTCGGAATCGGCGATGAAAGAGGTCGATCTAGCTAAACTTAGGGCAAAATTCAATATTCCTGCCCACATCGATCTGGTCCCCGCAGGCGTGATACGGTACAAATCTGTCGCCCCAGTTATTGCGCGTTTTATGCATATCCTTTCCATGTTGGCTATACTCTTCCCCTTCTCCCGTTGGCGGAGGAATTTTTCCGCTACTATGGTGTTTGTCCGGCCCAACTCTCTCCATACATCTACAAGCTTATTAGGATGCTCACAAAATTTGCGGAGTTGGCCGGGGTCGAGGTCACACT
Proteins encoded in this window:
- the LOC107801325 gene encoding endoglucanase 11-like, with the translated sequence MEAKTPQYKTSRRWFLQQWTAIAFTFALVPLTQSLNYAEALSKSLLYFEAQRSGRLPYNQRAIWRHHSGLTDGLDQGVDLVGGYYDAGDNVKFQLPMAFTITMLSWSVIEYGGDIAAAGEYKYALEAIKWGTDYFIKAHTHPHVLWVQVGEGETDHYCWQRPEDMTTSRRAYKIDEKYPGSDVAGETAAALAAASIVFRRTNPQYSHLLLIHAEQLFEFGDKFRGKYDASVGAAKGYYPSLSGYKDELLWAALWLYKATDNSHYLNYALQNAQSFGGITWAISEFSWDVKYAGLQLLASTLPIRQGKGEEEELSKILQDYRSKGEHYICACLNQNNKTNVRRTPGGLLYIRQWNNMQYVANAAFLLMVYSDHLRATNQMARCERRFVGPEEIFAFAKSQVDYILGLNPMGMSYLVGYGAKYPRRVHHRGASLDSYKKKKSFISCTQGYDNWFGRKNPNPNTLIGALVGGPDNKDRFNDHRRNYMQTEACTYNTAPIVGIFAKLHALERDTDIEDSQLFSANK